From a region of the Candidatus Neomarinimicrobiota bacterium genome:
- a CDS encoding thioredoxin family protein, whose translation MVNVLNFKHLEKVTKNNDLIYPVVFYSRNSEKSKRVLDIFKELESENKSIEVLTVDVSEVKDVHRHFNIDSIPAVAIIEKGRVQNIIYGLQDKEFFIQAFEEKKIKPTKKAEKKSKRIVVYTTDGCPWCVRAKEYLKSLALPFKEVNLSKNPGEIDKLVKRTGQMGTPQIDINGKFVIGFNKPEIDRLLGVKK comes from the coding sequence ATGGTAAATGTTCTGAATTTCAAACACCTGGAAAAGGTCACAAAAAACAATGACCTGATCTACCCTGTTGTTTTCTACTCCAGAAACTCAGAAAAAAGCAAACGAGTTCTCGATATTTTCAAAGAACTGGAAAGCGAAAATAAGAGCATTGAAGTTCTGACCGTCGATGTATCGGAAGTTAAAGATGTCCACCGTCATTTCAATATTGATTCTATTCCTGCCGTGGCAATTATTGAAAAAGGGAGGGTACAAAATATCATCTACGGTCTGCAAGATAAGGAATTCTTTATACAAGCTTTTGAAGAAAAGAAAATAAAACCCACTAAAAAAGCTGAAAAGAAATCGAAAAGAATTGTCGTTTATACAACCGACGGATGTCCCTGGTGTGTCAGAGCTAAAGAATATCTAAAAAGCCTGGCTCTACCTTTTAAAGAAGTTAACCTGTCGAAAAATCCTGGTGAAATTGACAAACTTGTCAAAAGGACAGGTCAGATGGGAACACCTCAAATCGATATAAACGGGAAATTTGTTATAGGCTTCAATAAGCCTGAAATAGACAGATTACTGGGAGTAAAAAAATAA
- a CDS encoding co-chaperone GroES, giving the protein MEKIQPLNNHVLVKVKEEELKTDSGLIIPEVAGSDKNEGYVEAVAPDVPKEISVGDKVIFKDNPAIEVGHEDKSRLLLVEYTNIVAKVVEVEKI; this is encoded by the coding sequence ATGGAAAAGATTCAACCATTAAATAATCATGTATTGGTAAAAGTCAAAGAGGAGGAATTAAAAACCGATTCAGGTTTGATAATACCTGAAGTTGCAGGTAGTGACAAAAATGAGGGATATGTTGAGGCTGTAGCCCCTGATGTCCCAAAAGAAATATCGGTAGGGGATAAAGTTATATTCAAAGATAACCCAGCAATAGAGGTAGGACACGAGGATAAAAGCAGATTGCTACTGGTGGAATATACAAACATTGTTGCAAAGGTGGTGGAAGTTGAGAAAATTTGA